Proteins from a genomic interval of Benincasa hispida cultivar B227 chromosome 7, ASM972705v1, whole genome shotgun sequence:
- the LOC120082139 gene encoding LEAF RUST 10 DISEASE-RESISTANCE LOCUS RECEPTOR-LIKE PROTEIN KINASE-like 2.5 isoform X1: MNTEFHMGLFCFLLSFVLTQLVALPLARRDSSYVRPFCPLFECGNLGLIGFPFNNVSLTDCGLYTVKNCSGQPKIQLKREEEIWFDVVAISQSNVIHIDDPELQKRINTRSCSILDDLALPTSPSSSLSADYTLTLYNCTHKPIDGLPLFDSSFSCPGYYSYVNTSASPNCPTSKSEFFIPIRPIDANNSAVEFTSNFQLQVTISTPCTQCFRSGGQCSNTRGQFVCKGGNTKIGQSNLQKKIFITVAIALGSIIVVISTVIFIYKKRKGMSNKNKIDEIIRRCSTHTPKQYSYSKLKKITDSFKNKLGQGGFSSIYKGKLPDGREVAVKLLNESNDNGEDFMNEVVSITRTSHLNIVTLLGFCYEQGKRALVYEYMPKGSLDKYIFHRGQQRENETVMDWNMLYSIVTGVARGLEYLHQGCNTRILHFDIKPHNILLDNEFCPKISDFGLAKQCKARESHMSMTGVKGTAGFMAPEVIFRNFGKVSHKSDVYSFGMLVLEMVGERKRPGELGVGENKEEYFPDWIYEDLGRSDVDGGLWWGSTEEEEERARKMIIVGLWCIQTLPEERPSMSVVVAMLEGSVDGLQIPPKPTLFQPPTAFPHRSSSSSSYCITTLEDIFRFSTT; this comes from the exons ATGAATACGGAATTCCATATGGGGTTATTCTGTTTCCTTTTGTCCTTTGTTCTCACTCAGCTAGTGGCACTTCCGTTGGCTAGGAGGGATAGCAGTTACGTTCGTCCATTTTGCCCGTTATTCGAGTGTGGAAATCTGGGCCTCATAGGATTCCCTTTTAACAATGTGTCGCTCACTGATTGCGGATTATACACTGTTAAAAACTGCTCAGGACAGCCAAAAATCCAGCTGAAAcgtgaagaagaaatttggttTGATGTTGTTGCCATATCTCAGTCCAATGTCATCCATATCGATGACCCAGAACTTCAGAAGCGAATAAATACTCGCAGTTGTTCTATTCTGGACGATCTAGCTCTTCCAACGTctccttcatcttctttatccgCAGATTATACTCTTACTTTGTATAATTGCACTCATAAACCTATAGATGGTCTTCCTCTTTTCGACAGTTCATTTAGTTGCCCTGGTTATTACTCGTACGTCAACACCAGTGCTTCCCCCAACTGTCCCACTTCCAAGTCTGAATTTTTTATTCCAATTCGCCCGATTGATGCCAATAACTCAGCTGTTGAGTTTACTTCTAATTTCCAACTTCAAGTCACCATATCTACTCCTTGTACTCAATGTTTTCGTAGCGGAGGCCAATGCTCGAATACCCGAGGACAGTTCGTATGTAAAGGTGGAAACACAAAAATAG gacAATCAAATTTGcagaagaaaatatttatcacaG TTGCAATTGCTTTAGGAAGCATTATTGTGGTAATCTCCACCGTCATCTTCATctacaagaaaagaaaaggcatgtcaaacaaaaacaaaattgatgaaATCATTAGGAGATGTTCAACCCACACTCCCAAGCAATACAGTTACTCAAAGCTGAAGAAAATTACAGACTCCTTCAAGAACAAGCTTGGCCAAGGGGGATTCAGCTCTATCTACAAAGGGAAGTTACCCGATGGTCGTGAAGTGGCAGTGAAACTGTTGAATGAATCCAATGATAACGGTGAAGACTTTATGAATGAAGTGGTTAGCATCACCAGAACTTCGCACCTAAACATAGTCACTCTCTTAGGTTTCTGCTATGAGCAGGGGAAAAGAGCCTTGGTTTATGAGTATATGCCTAAAGGGTCATTAGATAAATACATATTTCATCGAGGAcaacaaagagaaaatgaaacagttaTGGATTGGAACATGTTGTATAGCATAGTTACGGGTGTGGCTCGAGGATTAGAGTATTTGCATCAAGGCTGCAACACAAGGATTTTACATTTTGACATCAAACCACACAACATTCTTTTGGACAATGAGTTCTGCCCCAAAATCTCAGATTTCGGGCTTGCCAAGCAATGCAAGGCTAGAGAAAGTCACATGTCGATGACGGGTGTGAAAGGGACCGCAGGATTTATGGCGCCAGAAGTAATATttagaaattttggtaaagtttCACACAAGTCTGATGtttatagttttggaatgttGGTTCTTGAGATGGTGGGTGAAAGAAAGAGACCTGGTGAATTAGGAGTTGGGGAAAACAAAGAAGAGTACTTTCCGGATTGGATATATGAGGATTTGGGAAGAAGTGATGTAGATGGAGGGCTTTGGTGGGGCAGcacagaggaagaagaagaaagggcgAGAAAAATGATAATTGTTGGATTGTGGTGCATCCAGACATTGCCAGAGGAGAGGCCATCAATGAGTGTTGTGGTGGCTATGTTGGAAGGGAGTGTTGATGGCTTACAAATTCCGCCCAAGCCGACCTTATTTCAACCTCCTACTGCATTTCCCCATCGTTCTTCATCATCCTCCTCCTACTGCATTACCACACTCGAAGATATATTCCGTTTTTCGACGACCTGA
- the LOC120082139 gene encoding LEAF RUST 10 DISEASE-RESISTANCE LOCUS RECEPTOR-LIKE PROTEIN KINASE-like 2.5 isoform X2 — MNTEFHMGLFCFLLSFVLTQLVALPLARRDSSYVRPFCPLFECGNLGLIGFPFNNVSLTDCGLYTVKNCSGQPKIQLKREEEIWFDVVAISQSNVIHIDDPELQKRINTRSCSILDDLALPTSPSSSLSADYTLTLYNCTHKPIDGLPLFDSSFSCPGYYSYVNTSASPNCPTSKSEFFIPIRPIDANNSAVEFTSNFQLQVTISTPCTQCFRSGGQCSNTRGQFVCKGGNTKIGQSNLQKKIFITGSIIVVISTVIFIYKKRKGMSNKNKIDEIIRRCSTHTPKQYSYSKLKKITDSFKNKLGQGGFSSIYKGKLPDGREVAVKLLNESNDNGEDFMNEVVSITRTSHLNIVTLLGFCYEQGKRALVYEYMPKGSLDKYIFHRGQQRENETVMDWNMLYSIVTGVARGLEYLHQGCNTRILHFDIKPHNILLDNEFCPKISDFGLAKQCKARESHMSMTGVKGTAGFMAPEVIFRNFGKVSHKSDVYSFGMLVLEMVGERKRPGELGVGENKEEYFPDWIYEDLGRSDVDGGLWWGSTEEEEERARKMIIVGLWCIQTLPEERPSMSVVVAMLEGSVDGLQIPPKPTLFQPPTAFPHRSSSSSSYCITTLEDIFRFSTT, encoded by the exons ATGAATACGGAATTCCATATGGGGTTATTCTGTTTCCTTTTGTCCTTTGTTCTCACTCAGCTAGTGGCACTTCCGTTGGCTAGGAGGGATAGCAGTTACGTTCGTCCATTTTGCCCGTTATTCGAGTGTGGAAATCTGGGCCTCATAGGATTCCCTTTTAACAATGTGTCGCTCACTGATTGCGGATTATACACTGTTAAAAACTGCTCAGGACAGCCAAAAATCCAGCTGAAAcgtgaagaagaaatttggttTGATGTTGTTGCCATATCTCAGTCCAATGTCATCCATATCGATGACCCAGAACTTCAGAAGCGAATAAATACTCGCAGTTGTTCTATTCTGGACGATCTAGCTCTTCCAACGTctccttcatcttctttatccgCAGATTATACTCTTACTTTGTATAATTGCACTCATAAACCTATAGATGGTCTTCCTCTTTTCGACAGTTCATTTAGTTGCCCTGGTTATTACTCGTACGTCAACACCAGTGCTTCCCCCAACTGTCCCACTTCCAAGTCTGAATTTTTTATTCCAATTCGCCCGATTGATGCCAATAACTCAGCTGTTGAGTTTACTTCTAATTTCCAACTTCAAGTCACCATATCTACTCCTTGTACTCAATGTTTTCGTAGCGGAGGCCAATGCTCGAATACCCGAGGACAGTTCGTATGTAAAGGTGGAAACACAAAAATAG gacAATCAAATTTGcagaagaaaatatttatcacaG GAAGCATTATTGTGGTAATCTCCACCGTCATCTTCATctacaagaaaagaaaaggcatgtcaaacaaaaacaaaattgatgaaATCATTAGGAGATGTTCAACCCACACTCCCAAGCAATACAGTTACTCAAAGCTGAAGAAAATTACAGACTCCTTCAAGAACAAGCTTGGCCAAGGGGGATTCAGCTCTATCTACAAAGGGAAGTTACCCGATGGTCGTGAAGTGGCAGTGAAACTGTTGAATGAATCCAATGATAACGGTGAAGACTTTATGAATGAAGTGGTTAGCATCACCAGAACTTCGCACCTAAACATAGTCACTCTCTTAGGTTTCTGCTATGAGCAGGGGAAAAGAGCCTTGGTTTATGAGTATATGCCTAAAGGGTCATTAGATAAATACATATTTCATCGAGGAcaacaaagagaaaatgaaacagttaTGGATTGGAACATGTTGTATAGCATAGTTACGGGTGTGGCTCGAGGATTAGAGTATTTGCATCAAGGCTGCAACACAAGGATTTTACATTTTGACATCAAACCACACAACATTCTTTTGGACAATGAGTTCTGCCCCAAAATCTCAGATTTCGGGCTTGCCAAGCAATGCAAGGCTAGAGAAAGTCACATGTCGATGACGGGTGTGAAAGGGACCGCAGGATTTATGGCGCCAGAAGTAATATttagaaattttggtaaagtttCACACAAGTCTGATGtttatagttttggaatgttGGTTCTTGAGATGGTGGGTGAAAGAAAGAGACCTGGTGAATTAGGAGTTGGGGAAAACAAAGAAGAGTACTTTCCGGATTGGATATATGAGGATTTGGGAAGAAGTGATGTAGATGGAGGGCTTTGGTGGGGCAGcacagaggaagaagaagaaagggcgAGAAAAATGATAATTGTTGGATTGTGGTGCATCCAGACATTGCCAGAGGAGAGGCCATCAATGAGTGTTGTGGTGGCTATGTTGGAAGGGAGTGTTGATGGCTTACAAATTCCGCCCAAGCCGACCTTATTTCAACCTCCTACTGCATTTCCCCATCGTTCTTCATCATCCTCCTCCTACTGCATTACCACACTCGAAGATATATTCCGTTTTTCGACGACCTGA
- the LOC120081441 gene encoding LEAF RUST 10 DISEASE-RESISTANCE LOCUS RECEPTOR-LIKE PROTEIN KINASE-like 1.2 isoform X2 — MVSNLSIFIFIIIFLSPETSSTSAAVDFHFEACRRPMSCGDNQTIQYPFYIQDRQRPFCGYPGFKLKCHQNGHPILHLAGRDFFIRHISYEDHSVRLSDHAILTASDCSPLIRNLSVLPNERFRLAAGQDGICGREESRDEAERNGLVVEWTAGECRFCNNSDGFCGFDSSTHLFKCYCPDRPHAFHCTPPDKHRNLWIALGVAFSVVILLLLLFALWYRRRRHAAPNILTRNISCEPYSKFDLDDGGGVCFEVPVFSYVELEAATNKFDRDKELGDGGFGTVYHGKLHDGREVAVKRLYQHNYRRVEQFMNEVKILTRLRHKNLVSLYGCTSRRSRELLLVYEFVPNGTVADHLHGEQASPSLLTWPIRMNIAIETASALVYLHASDIIHRDVKTTNILLDNNFSVKVADFGISRLFPNHVSHVSTAPQGTPGYVDPEYYQCYQLTTKSDVYSFGVVLIELISSMPAVDITRHRHEINLSNLAVNKILRQEIDELIDPCLGYQSDENVRRMIMAMAWLAFLCLQQDKERRPTMEEALETLKRIESGEESENLQDNSALLKSFDPSPSPEYDEIELLKNKRQQLSPTSVADKWISSTSFVSASTSISSIS, encoded by the exons ATGGTGTCAAATCTCTCcatctttattttcattatcatcttcctCTCGCCGGAAACATCCTCCACCTCCGCCGCCGTTGACTTCCATTTTGAGGCCTGCCGGCGGCCGATGTCCTGCGGCGACAACCAGACAATTCAATACCCATTTTACATCCAAGATCGCCAACGGCCGTTCTGTGGGTACCCGGGATTTAAGCTGAAATGTCATCAAAACGGCCACCCGATTCTCCATCTCGCCGGCAGGGACTTCTTCATCCGCCATATTTCATACGAAGATCACTCCGTCCGACTCTCCGACCACGCCATTTTAACAGCATCTGACTGTAGTCCTCTGATTCGAAACCTCTCTGTTCTGCCTAACGAACGGTTCCGTCTCGCCGCCGGACAGGACGGCATTTGCGGCAGAGAGGAAAGCCGGGATGAGGCGGAGAGAAATGGGCTGGTGGTGGAATGGACGGCCGGAGAGTGTAGATTCTGCAACAACAGCGATGGGTTCTGTGGATTTGATAGTTCGACTCATCTTTTCAAGTGTTATTGTCCTGATCGACCCCATGCTTTTCACTGTACTCCGCCGG ATAAGCACAGGAATTTGTGGATAGCACTAG GTGTTGCATTCTCAGTTGTAATTCTGCTTTTGTTGTTATTTGCTCTTTGGTACCGTAGAAGAAGGCATGCTGCTCCAAATATCCTAACAAGGAATATATCTTGTGAACCCTACTCAAAATTCGACTTGGATGATGGTGGTGGTGTGTGCTTTGAAGTCCCTGTTTTCTCATATGTCGAACTCGAAGCGGCAACTAACAAGTTTGATCGTGATAAAGAACTTGGAGATGGTGGTTTTGGAACCGTGTATCACG GCAAACTCCACGATGGCCGGGAAGTTGCTGTGAAACGCCTTTATCAACATAACTATAGACGAGTAGAGCAATTCATGAATGAGGTTAAAATTCTCACCCGCCTTCGCCATAAAAATCTTGTCTCCCTTTATGGATGTACTTCAAGACGCAGTCGTGAACTTCTCCTTGTTTATGAATTTGTCCCAAATGGTACTGTTGCTGATCATCTCCATGGAGAACAAGCAAGTCCTAGCTTGCTCACGTGGCCTATACGGATGAACATTGCCATTGAAACAGCAAGTGCTTTAGTTTATCTCCATGCTTCGGATATCATTCATCGTGATGTGAAGACTACTAACATTCTCTTAGACAACAATTTTTCTGTCAAAGTTGCTGATTTTGGGATCTCTAGATTATTCCCAAACCATGTTAGTCATGTCTCAACTGCTCCTCAAGGGACCCCTGGTTATGTGGATCCCGAGTATTACCAGTGTTATCAGCTTACGACCAAGAGTGATGTTTATAGTTTTGGTGTCGTATTAATCGAGCTTATATCGTCAATGCCAGCTGTTGATATAACAAGGCATCGGCATGAGATTAACTTGTCTAACTTAGCTGTGAACAAAATTCTAAGACAGGAAATTGATGAGCTGATCGATCCTTGCCTCGGGTATCAATCGGATGAAAATGTTCGGCGGATGATAATGGCCATGGCTTGGCTAGCTTTTCTTTGTCTGCAGCAAGACAAGGAAAGAAGACCTACAATGGAAGAAGCGCTGGAAACTTTGAAGAGGATTGAGAGTGGGGAAGAAAGTGAGAATTTGCAGGATAATAGTGCACTGTTGAAAAGCTTTGATCCATCTCCTTCTCCAGAGTATGATGAGATTGAGTTGTTGAAAAACAAGAGGCAGCAGTTGTCCCCTACTTCTGTTGCTGATAAATGGATCAGCTCAACTTCATTTGTTAGTGCTTCAACTTCAATATCATCCATCTcctaa
- the LOC120081441 gene encoding LEAF RUST 10 DISEASE-RESISTANCE LOCUS RECEPTOR-LIKE PROTEIN KINASE-like 1.1 isoform X1, with amino-acid sequence MNTEFHMGLFCFVLSFLLAQLVELSLAMNDSSYVHPFCPSFECGNLGLIRFPFNNMSLTGCGLYTVNCSGQPKIQLRREEELWFDVVAISQANVIHINDSELKKRINSRNCSIIDDLALPASPSSSLSTDNNLTLYNCTDKPKDAIPLFISSFSCSGYYTYLDPNIPPPKCPSSQSKIFVPVRPVGANNSAVEFTSDFQLQVTVSTPCHQCFYRGGQCSDSQGYFVCKDGNTKTRKDKHRNLWIALGVAFSVVILLLLLFALWYRRRRHAAPNILTRNISCEPYSKFDLDDGGGVCFEVPVFSYVELEAATNKFDRDKELGDGGFGTVYHGKLHDGREVAVKRLYQHNYRRVEQFMNEVKILTRLRHKNLVSLYGCTSRRSRELLLVYEFVPNGTVADHLHGEQASPSLLTWPIRMNIAIETASALVYLHASDIIHRDVKTTNILLDNNFSVKVADFGISRLFPNHVSHVSTAPQGTPGYVDPEYYQCYQLTTKSDVYSFGVVLIELISSMPAVDITRHRHEINLSNLAVNKILRQEIDELIDPCLGYQSDENVRRMIMAMAWLAFLCLQQDKERRPTMEEALETLKRIESGEESENLQDNSALLKSFDPSPSPEYDEIELLKNKRQQLSPTSVADKWISSTSFVSASTSISSIS; translated from the exons ATGAATACCGAATTCCATATGGGGTTATTCTGTTTCGTTTTGTCATTTCTTCTCGCTCAGCTAGTTGAACTTTCGTTGGCTATGAATGATAGCAGTTACGTTCATCCATTTTGCCCGTCCTTCGAATGTGGAAATCTGGGCCTCATAAGATTCCCCTTTAACAACATGTCGCTCACTGGTTGCGGATTATACACTGTTAACTGCTCAGGACAGCCAAAAATCCAGCTGAGACGTGAAGAAGAACTATGGTTTGATGTTGTTGCCATATCTCAAGCTAATGTCATCCATATCAATGATTCAGAACTAAAGAAGCGAATAAATTCTCGCAATTGTTCTATTATAGACGATCTGGCTCTTCCAGCCTCTCCTTCGTCTTCTTTATCCACAGATAATAATCTTACTTTGTATAATTGCACAGATAAACCTAAAGATGCTATTCCTCTTTTCATAAGTTCATTTAGTTGCTCTGGTTATTACACATACCTCGACCCAAATATTCCACCACCCAAGTGTCCCTCTTCCCAGTCTAAAATTTTTGTTCCAGTTCGCCCGGTTGGTGCTAATAACTCAGCTGTTGAGTTTACTTCTGATTTCCAACTTCAAGTGACCGTATCCACTCCTTGTCATCAATGTTTTTATAGAGGAGGCCAATGCTCGGATTCCCAGGGATACTTCGTTTGTAAAGATGGaaacacaaaaacaagaaaag ATAAGCACAGGAATTTGTGGATAGCACTAG GTGTTGCATTCTCAGTTGTAATTCTGCTTTTGTTGTTATTTGCTCTTTGGTACCGTAGAAGAAGGCATGCTGCTCCAAATATCCTAACAAGGAATATATCTTGTGAACCCTACTCAAAATTCGACTTGGATGATGGTGGTGGTGTGTGCTTTGAAGTCCCTGTTTTCTCATATGTCGAACTCGAAGCGGCAACTAACAAGTTTGATCGTGATAAAGAACTTGGAGATGGTGGTTTTGGAACCGTGTATCACG GCAAACTCCACGATGGCCGGGAAGTTGCTGTGAAACGCCTTTATCAACATAACTATAGACGAGTAGAGCAATTCATGAATGAGGTTAAAATTCTCACCCGCCTTCGCCATAAAAATCTTGTCTCCCTTTATGGATGTACTTCAAGACGCAGTCGTGAACTTCTCCTTGTTTATGAATTTGTCCCAAATGGTACTGTTGCTGATCATCTCCATGGAGAACAAGCAAGTCCTAGCTTGCTCACGTGGCCTATACGGATGAACATTGCCATTGAAACAGCAAGTGCTTTAGTTTATCTCCATGCTTCGGATATCATTCATCGTGATGTGAAGACTACTAACATTCTCTTAGACAACAATTTTTCTGTCAAAGTTGCTGATTTTGGGATCTCTAGATTATTCCCAAACCATGTTAGTCATGTCTCAACTGCTCCTCAAGGGACCCCTGGTTATGTGGATCCCGAGTATTACCAGTGTTATCAGCTTACGACCAAGAGTGATGTTTATAGTTTTGGTGTCGTATTAATCGAGCTTATATCGTCAATGCCAGCTGTTGATATAACAAGGCATCGGCATGAGATTAACTTGTCTAACTTAGCTGTGAACAAAATTCTAAGACAGGAAATTGATGAGCTGATCGATCCTTGCCTCGGGTATCAATCGGATGAAAATGTTCGGCGGATGATAATGGCCATGGCTTGGCTAGCTTTTCTTTGTCTGCAGCAAGACAAGGAAAGAAGACCTACAATGGAAGAAGCGCTGGAAACTTTGAAGAGGATTGAGAGTGGGGAAGAAAGTGAGAATTTGCAGGATAATAGTGCACTGTTGAAAAGCTTTGATCCATCTCCTTCTCCAGAGTATGATGAGATTGAGTTGTTGAAAAACAAGAGGCAGCAGTTGTCCCCTACTTCTGTTGCTGATAAATGGATCAGCTCAACTTCATTTGTTAGTGCTTCAACTTCAATATCATCCATCTcctaa